A single Roseinatronobacter monicus DNA region contains:
- a CDS encoding CDP-alcohol phosphatidyltransferase family protein: MSPSLKAYSVHLFTATGAVFAMLALLDAAKGDWAMMFLWLVVAFIVDGIDGPLARRYNVKQNAKTIDGVLLDLIIDYLTYVFIPAFALFQSGLLPGWTGWIAIIVITFTSVLYFADSRMKTADNSFQGFPACWNMAAVVIFATQPDFWLILAIVAFLAIAMFTPLKFIHPVRTERWRSLSLPIALLWTGLAGWAAWLNFDQPQIVTLGLIVTSIYLIAVGLAQQIIPMKR; the protein is encoded by the coding sequence GTGTCCCCCAGTCTGAAAGCCTATTCGGTTCATCTTTTCACGGCCACGGGTGCGGTCTTCGCCATGCTGGCCCTGCTCGATGCTGCAAAGGGCGATTGGGCCATGATGTTTTTGTGGCTGGTCGTGGCCTTTATCGTCGATGGCATCGACGGGCCATTGGCACGCCGCTACAACGTGAAGCAGAACGCGAAAACCATTGATGGAGTGCTGCTGGACCTGATTATCGACTATCTGACCTATGTATTTATCCCCGCTTTCGCGTTGTTCCAAAGCGGGCTGTTGCCGGGCTGGACCGGTTGGATTGCGATTATCGTCATCACATTCACCAGCGTGCTGTATTTCGCAGACAGCCGCATGAAAACCGCAGATAATTCGTTTCAGGGCTTTCCGGCCTGCTGGAATATGGCGGCGGTCGTCATATTCGCCACGCAGCCCGATTTCTGGTTGATCCTGGCGATCGTGGCCTTTCTGGCGATTGCCATGTTCACACCCTTAAAGTTCATTCACCCCGTCAGGACCGAGCGCTGGCGCAGCCTGTCCTTGCCCATTGCCTTGCTCTGGACAGGGCTTGCCGGATGGGCCGCATGGCTGAATTTCGACCAGCCCCAGATCGTCACGCTGGGCCTGATCGTAACCAGCATCTATCTTATTGCTGTGGGACTTGCGCAGCAGATCATCCCAATGAAGCGCTAA
- a CDS encoding 3-hydroxybutyryl-CoA dehydrogenase, whose protein sequence is MDIKTVGVVGAGQMGTGIAHVFALAGYEVLLNDISEDALNKGIDLIDRNIERQVSKGKVPAEDKAAAMARIRTTTKLSDLGPSDLIIEAATERETVKQAIFEDLLPHIQPHTILTSNTSSISITRLASRTDRPERFMGFHFMNPVPVMQLVELIRGIATDEPTYTALHKVVKKLGKTAASAEDFPAFIVNRILMPMINEAVYTLYEGVGSVKSIDESLKLGANHPMGPLELADFIGLDTCLAIMNVLHDGLADTKYRPCPLLTKYVEAGWLGRKTDRGFYDYRGEEPVPTR, encoded by the coding sequence ATGGACATCAAGACTGTCGGTGTTGTGGGTGCGGGCCAGATGGGCACCGGCATTGCCCATGTCTTTGCGCTGGCGGGCTATGAGGTCTTGCTCAATGACATTTCAGAAGATGCGCTGAACAAGGGAATTGACCTGATCGACCGCAATATCGAGCGGCAGGTCTCAAAAGGCAAAGTGCCCGCCGAGGATAAGGCCGCCGCTATGGCCCGCATCCGCACCACAACGAAACTGTCCGATCTGGGCCCCTCGGACCTGATTATCGAAGCCGCGACCGAGCGCGAGACTGTAAAACAGGCAATCTTCGAGGATTTGTTGCCGCATATCCAGCCGCACACGATCCTGACATCCAACACCTCCTCCATCTCGATCACGCGGTTGGCCAGCCGCACCGACCGGCCCGAACGCTTCATGGGGTTTCATTTCATGAACCCTGTGCCGGTCATGCAACTGGTCGAATTGATCCGCGGCATCGCCACGGACGAGCCGACCTATACCGCGCTGCATAAAGTGGTCAAAAAACTGGGCAAGACTGCCGCCAGCGCCGAGGATTTCCCCGCCTTCATCGTCAACCGTATCCTGATGCCGATGATTAATGAGGCGGTTTATACCCTGTACGAAGGGGTTGGGTCGGTCAAATCCATCGACGAATCGTTGAAACTGGGCGCAAATCACCCGATGGGGCCGCTGGAGTTGGCAGATTTCATCGGGCTGGACACCTGTCTGGCCATCATGAATGTGCTGCATGACGGGCTTGCCGACACAAAGTATCGCCCCTGCCCGCTGCTGACCAAATATGTCGAAGCCGGCTGGCTGGGCCGCAAGACGGATCGCGGCTTCTATGACTATCGGGGCGAAGAACCCGTGCCGACAAGATAA